A genomic window from Halorubrum lacusprofundi ATCC 49239 includes:
- a CDS encoding DUF7521 family protein: protein MHIELVIAKLITVGLGLLITYKAYKGYRTYGSEPMLYVAIGFLFISIGSVIEGVLFDVVGLSIFLSGTIQTAIVAFGMLVILYSLYGQLPQQANEGESP from the coding sequence ATGCACATCGAACTCGTCATCGCGAAACTCATCACGGTTGGACTGGGGCTGTTGATAACGTACAAGGCCTACAAGGGGTATCGAACGTACGGCAGCGAGCCGATGCTGTACGTCGCTATCGGGTTCCTCTTTATTAGTATCGGCTCTGTCATTGAGGGTGTCCTGTTCGATGTGGTGGGCTTGTCGATATTCCTCTCTGGAACCATCCAGACTGCTATCGTCGCATTCGGGATGCTCGTCATTCTGTACTCGCTGTACGGTCAACTGCCACAACAAGCGAACGAAGGGGAGTCTCCATGA
- a CDS encoding DUF7521 family protein, with protein sequence MTGHWELALIAVRVLLLGVGLATTAISFRAYRQQQTRYLRDATLGFGFITLGVLIEGFLYQFTGLTLTQVHVAESVCLVFGLGILLRSFLD encoded by the coding sequence ATGACTGGCCACTGGGAACTTGCATTGATCGCTGTTCGCGTCCTGCTCCTTGGCGTCGGTCTCGCGACCACCGCAATCAGTTTCCGGGCCTACAGGCAGCAACAGACCCGATACCTCCGCGACGCAACGCTCGGGTTTGGGTTTATTACACTCGGCGTACTCATCGAGGGATTCCTCTACCAGTTCACTGGGTTGACGCTCACTCAAGTCCACGTCGCCGAATCCGTGTGTCTCGTCTTCGGTCTCGGTATCCTTCTTCGATCGTTCCTCGATTAA
- a CDS encoding shikimate kinase has protein sequence MEGRAAALGAGTVLNALATGTGAAFGIDVETRATVTLNPDADGVRGTIAEDPDGDTALIEHCVALATERWGDGEGGTVRTDSDVPLAAGLKSSSAAANATVLATCDALGLAVGDDDADPSVDVTRLDACRLGVRAAREAGVTVTGAFDDATASMLGGVTVTDNDADELRSRETVDWDVLVWTPPERAYSADADVTRCEAVAPMADLVADLALDGRYAEAMTVNGLAFSAALGFDADPAVEAMPHATGVSLSGTGPSVVAVADPDDPETDLDAVADAWSNRPGTLRRTTTRNDGAAVE, from the coding sequence ATGGAGGGACGGGCAGCGGCGCTCGGCGCCGGCACCGTGTTGAACGCGCTCGCGACGGGCACCGGCGCCGCCTTCGGCATCGACGTCGAGACCCGCGCGACGGTGACGCTCAACCCGGACGCCGACGGCGTGCGCGGGACGATCGCCGAGGACCCCGACGGTGACACCGCCCTGATCGAGCACTGCGTCGCGCTCGCGACCGAGCGCTGGGGCGACGGCGAGGGCGGCACCGTCCGGACCGACAGCGACGTGCCCCTCGCAGCGGGACTCAAAAGCTCCAGCGCGGCCGCCAATGCGACCGTGCTCGCGACCTGTGACGCGCTCGGGCTGGCGGTTGGAGACGACGATGCGGACCCGTCCGTCGACGTCACCCGCCTCGACGCCTGCCGACTCGGGGTCCGAGCGGCCCGCGAGGCGGGCGTCACGGTCACGGGCGCGTTCGACGACGCGACCGCTTCGATGCTCGGCGGCGTCACCGTTACCGACAACGACGCCGACGAGCTACGGTCGCGCGAGACCGTCGACTGGGACGTTCTCGTGTGGACGCCTCCCGAGCGCGCCTACAGCGCGGACGCGGATGTGACCCGCTGTGAGGCCGTCGCGCCGATGGCGGATCTCGTCGCCGACCTCGCGCTCGACGGCCGGTACGCCGAGGCGATGACCGTTAACGGACTCGCGTTCTCCGCCGCGCTCGGCTTCGACGCCGACCCCGCGGTCGAGGCGATGCCCCACGCCACCGGAGTGTCGCTGTCGGGGACCGGTCCGAGCGTCGTCGCCGTCGCGGACCCCGACGACCCCGAGACCGACCTCGACGCGGTCGCCGACGCGTGGAGCAACCGTCCCGGAACCCTGCGGCGAACGACCACCAGAAACGACGGTGCGGCCGTCGAGTGA
- a CDS encoding ArsR/SmtB family transcription factor has product MSTQERSDELLELLGQERVRQILAATSQESRSAKELSTECDVALSTIYRRVEDMITNDLLVEQTRIESDGSHHSVYEAKVDHLDVDIDDGTIDVSVHVRENASERFSRIWSEIRES; this is encoded by the coding sequence GTGTCCACACAGGAACGCTCTGACGAACTCTTGGAGCTCCTCGGCCAAGAACGAGTCCGGCAGATTCTGGCCGCGACGAGTCAGGAATCTAGGTCTGCGAAGGAACTCAGCACAGAGTGTGATGTCGCGCTCTCAACCATCTATCGCCGAGTTGAGGACATGATTACCAACGACTTGCTCGTCGAGCAGACACGGATCGAATCAGATGGGAGCCACCACAGCGTCTACGAGGCGAAGGTCGACCATCTCGACGTCGATATCGACGATGGAACCATCGACGTGAGCGTCCATGTGCGGGAGAACGCTTCCGAGCGGTTCTCGCGCATCTGGAGCGAAATCAGGGAGAGTTGA
- a CDS encoding cupredoxin domain-containing protein, producing the protein MTNESLYTRRRMLSLSGTAAAIGLAGCSGGQAESDGGSESTEEHSDSDGHNETESHDDSEDEHSEEEESHDDEEEGHGEDSHHDEEIGAPTETAQVNMITTDGTYHFDPHVARVEVGGTVTFHNESGSHSATAYHPDNDQPQLVPDGAASWDSSLLSEAGATFEHTFETEGVYHYYCTPHETVGMIGSIIVGEPDAHGQPALEEPPQDKPESVTKKISELNTMCNEALGHGH; encoded by the coding sequence ATGACAAACGAATCTCTGTACACCCGGCGACGGATGCTCAGCCTATCTGGTACCGCGGCGGCCATTGGTCTCGCTGGCTGTTCGGGTGGCCAGGCAGAGAGTGATGGCGGGTCAGAATCGACGGAAGAACACTCTGACTCGGATGGTCACAACGAGACGGAGAGCCACGACGACTCCGAGGACGAACACAGCGAGGAAGAAGAGAGCCACGACGACGAAGAAGAGGGTCACGGCGAAGACAGCCATCATGATGAGGAGATTGGTGCCCCGACGGAAACAGCACAGGTGAACATGATCACGACGGACGGGACGTACCACTTCGACCCTCACGTGGCCCGAGTCGAGGTCGGCGGCACGGTGACCTTCCACAACGAAAGTGGGAGCCACTCTGCCACGGCCTACCACCCAGACAACGATCAACCACAGCTCGTCCCCGACGGAGCCGCGTCGTGGGACAGCAGCCTCCTCTCGGAGGCAGGCGCAACGTTCGAACACACCTTCGAGACTGAAGGGGTCTACCACTACTACTGCACGCCCCACGAAACGGTCGGAATGATTGGTAGCATCATCGTCGGAGAACCGGACGCTCACGGCCAACCTGCGCTCGAGGAGCCGCCACAGGACAAGCCCGAGAGCGTCACGAAGAAGATCTCGGAACTCAACACGATGTGTAACGAAGCGCTCGGCCACGGACACTAA
- a CDS encoding chorismate mutase: MSDTPNSEDRSLDELRREIEDIDREIVELIARRTYVADTVAAVKEERDLPTTDEGQEEQVMERAGANAERFDVDANLVKAIFRLLIELNKVEQRESR, translated from the coding sequence ATGAGTGACACACCGAACTCCGAGGACCGAAGCCTCGACGAACTGCGACGCGAGATCGAAGACATCGACCGCGAGATCGTGGAACTGATCGCCCGACGGACCTACGTCGCCGACACGGTGGCGGCCGTGAAGGAGGAGCGCGACCTCCCGACGACCGACGAGGGGCAGGAGGAACAGGTAATGGAGCGCGCCGGCGCAAACGCCGAGCGGTTCGACGTCGACGCCAACCTCGTGAAAGCGATCTTCCGGCTGTTGATCGAGTTGAACAAAGTTGAACAACGAGAGAGCCGGTAG